From Streptomyces sp. NBC_00690, a single genomic window includes:
- a CDS encoding diacylglycerol kinase yields the protein MTSEITLVVNPTAGRGRGAGAAQPAARALREAGFSVRTLVGEDAPDALHRARAAVVGGTGALIAVGGDGIVSLALQAVAGTTTPLGVIAVGTGNDFARALELPIGDPAGAGRATARALRDGTTRATDLGRVGRTWFGTVLASGFDSRVNDRANRMSWPRGRFSYDVAMLAELMALRPVPYRMSLDDGPPRTLEATLIAIGNGPSYGGGMRICADAEMDDGLFDVTVVGPCTRTTLLRVFPRVYRGTHLDHPKVTVHRVRSITLEAEGITGYADGESLGPLPLTATCVTGAVQVLTHGHG from the coding sequence GTGACCAGCGAGATCACCCTTGTCGTCAATCCCACCGCAGGGCGCGGTCGCGGTGCGGGCGCCGCCCAGCCCGCCGCGCGTGCCCTGCGGGAAGCCGGTTTCTCGGTACGCACCCTCGTGGGCGAGGACGCCCCGGACGCGCTACATCGGGCACGTGCCGCCGTCGTCGGCGGCACCGGGGCGCTGATAGCCGTCGGCGGTGATGGAATCGTGTCCCTCGCCCTCCAGGCCGTCGCCGGAACCACCACCCCGCTCGGGGTGATCGCCGTGGGCACCGGCAACGACTTCGCCCGAGCGCTGGAACTGCCCATAGGAGATCCGGCGGGCGCCGGGAGGGCGACGGCACGGGCGCTGCGCGACGGCACGACCCGTGCGACCGACCTGGGGCGGGTGGGGCGGACCTGGTTCGGTACGGTCCTGGCCAGCGGCTTCGACTCCCGCGTGAACGACCGCGCCAATCGGATGAGCTGGCCGCGCGGTCGCTTCAGCTATGACGTTGCGATGCTCGCCGAACTCATGGCCCTGCGTCCCGTCCCGTACCGCATGAGCCTCGACGACGGACCTCCGCGCACCCTGGAAGCCACCCTCATCGCCATCGGCAACGGGCCTTCCTACGGCGGTGGGATGCGGATCTGCGCGGACGCCGAAATGGACGACGGCCTCTTCGATGTGACCGTGGTTGGACCGTGCACCCGCACCACCCTGCTGAGGGTCTTTCCCCGTGTCTACCGCGGGACCCATCTCGACCATCCGAAGGTCACCGTCCACCGGGTCCGCTCGATCACCCTGGAAGCGGAGGGGATCACCGGCTACGCGGACGGGGAGTCATTGGGTCCGTTGCCGCTGACCGCCACCTGCGTAACCGGAGCGGTGCAGGTGCTCACCCACGGTCACGGGTGA
- the tatC gene encoding twin-arginine translocase subunit TatC encodes MLKSARKQEKDPEGRMPLVEHLRELRNRLAKGLLAIVVVTVVAAFFYNDIINVFTKPVLESVGCPDSFSELRKQPEGTTCAEITINGLLTPFTLALKVSLMAGVVLASPVWLYQLWAFLAPGLHKSEKKYALAFVGAGFPLFLGGGWFAYQVLPTTAKVLIEFTPFGVDNLLPLDNLLDLVTRMVIVFGLAFELPLLLVLLNLGSVMTGRKMLGWWRGMIMGITVFSALATPSTDPLTMVLLAVPIVVLYFFATAFSLLNDRRRAIRDAKGPAADEASDLDLTPEDVGGIEPVGASRSLPEQASGDGRRAHQLNGYDDIT; translated from the coding sequence TTGCTCAAGTCTGCCCGCAAGCAGGAGAAGGACCCCGAGGGCCGGATGCCCCTCGTGGAGCACCTGCGTGAGCTCCGGAACCGCCTCGCCAAGGGGCTGCTGGCCATTGTCGTCGTCACGGTCGTCGCGGCCTTCTTCTACAACGACATCATCAACGTCTTCACCAAGCCGGTCCTGGAGTCGGTCGGATGCCCCGACTCCTTCTCCGAGCTGAGGAAGCAGCCGGAGGGCACCACCTGCGCGGAGATCACCATCAACGGTCTCCTGACGCCCTTCACCCTGGCCCTCAAGGTCTCCTTGATGGCGGGTGTGGTGCTCGCCTCGCCGGTCTGGCTCTACCAGCTCTGGGCGTTCCTCGCGCCCGGTCTCCACAAGAGCGAGAAGAAGTACGCGCTGGCGTTCGTCGGCGCCGGGTTCCCCCTCTTCCTCGGTGGCGGCTGGTTCGCCTACCAGGTGCTGCCCACCACCGCGAAGGTCCTGATCGAGTTCACCCCGTTCGGCGTGGACAACTTGTTGCCGCTGGACAACCTGCTCGATCTGGTCACGCGCATGGTGATCGTCTTCGGTCTCGCCTTCGAACTGCCGCTGCTCCTCGTCCTGCTCAACCTCGGCTCGGTCATGACCGGACGCAAGATGCTCGGTTGGTGGCGCGGAATGATCATGGGGATCACGGTCTTCTCCGCCCTCGCGACCCCGAGCACCGACCCGCTGACGATGGTCCTCCTGGCCGTGCCGATCGTCGTCCTGTACTTCTTCGCCACCGCATTCTCCCTGCTCAACGACCGACGGCGGGCGATCCGCGATGCCAAGGGACCCGCTGCGGACGAAGCATCCGACCTTGACCTCACCCCCGAGGACGTCGGTGGCATCGAGCCGGTGGGAGCCTCGCGCTCCCTCCCGGAGCAGGCGAGCGGCGACGGCAGACGGGCCCATCAGCTCAACGGATACGACGACATCACCTGA
- the tatA gene encoding Sec-independent protein translocase subunit TatA, which produces MFGRIGAPEIILILVVIILLFGAKKLPDMARSLGKSARILKSEAKAMKSDGHQQTAPAAPPQPGAPEDNAPAPRTIKAAPGDVSSSRPVAEPTDSTQR; this is translated from the coding sequence ATGTTCGGACGGATCGGCGCTCCGGAGATCATCCTGATCCTCGTCGTCATCATCCTGCTGTTCGGTGCCAAGAAGCTTCCGGACATGGCCCGTTCTCTCGGCAAGTCCGCCCGAATCCTCAAGAGCGAGGCCAAGGCGATGAAGTCGGACGGTCATCAGCAGACCGCCCCGGCCGCTCCGCCGCAGCCCGGCGCCCCGGAGGACAACGCCCCCGCACCGCGCACGATCAAGGCAGCGCCCGGGGACGTGAGCAGTTCGCGTCCCGTGGCCGAGCCGACGGACTCCACCCAGCGCTGA
- a CDS encoding helix-turn-helix transcriptional regulator, whose product MAANAIDQTRRMLSLVTYLRERPGARVGDVARAFGITEDELIADLDVLPMCGTSFRGGDLLDIDTDGDHIWWHNPDDVAEPLRLAADEATALLVAARAVATLPGLREGDRDALLRATAKLEAAAGEAAGASSRLSVTFESEGGVFADVDRAISERRRLWLRYYSPARDELTEREVDPIRLFAVGHTYLEGWCRLSEARRTFRLDRVAEIKLLDAPSAPPELELRDLSEALVQPSADDPEVVVEVGPAGRWVAEYYPHEGAEELPDGGLRITVRTPVPASLRRLALRLGRDGRITAPVELAQSAKLAARRALAAYGVDPETGEGTGVPVPERLSGQL is encoded by the coding sequence ATGGCCGCCAATGCCATTGACCAGACCCGGCGGATGCTGTCGCTGGTGACCTATCTGAGGGAGCGCCCCGGCGCACGTGTCGGGGACGTCGCCCGTGCCTTCGGGATCACCGAGGACGAGCTGATCGCCGACCTCGACGTGCTGCCGATGTGCGGAACCAGCTTCCGCGGCGGCGATCTCCTCGACATCGACACCGACGGGGACCACATCTGGTGGCACAACCCCGACGATGTCGCCGAACCGCTGCGGCTCGCCGCGGACGAGGCGACCGCTCTCCTGGTCGCGGCGCGTGCGGTGGCGACGCTGCCCGGGCTCCGCGAGGGGGACCGGGACGCCCTGCTCCGCGCCACCGCCAAGTTGGAAGCGGCGGCGGGGGAGGCCGCGGGCGCCAGCTCCCGGCTCTCGGTGACCTTCGAGTCCGAGGGCGGGGTCTTCGCCGATGTGGATCGTGCGATCTCCGAGCGGCGGCGGCTCTGGCTGCGCTACTACTCGCCTGCGCGGGATGAGCTGACCGAGCGAGAGGTCGATCCCATCCGCCTGTTCGCGGTGGGGCACACCTATCTGGAGGGATGGTGCCGGCTCTCGGAGGCCCGCCGCACCTTCCGTCTCGATCGCGTTGCCGAGATCAAGCTGCTCGACGCTCCCTCCGCGCCGCCCGAGCTTGAGCTGCGGGACCTGTCCGAGGCTCTGGTGCAGCCCTCGGCAGATGACCCGGAGGTCGTGGTCGAGGTGGGTCCCGCCGGTCGGTGGGTGGCGGAGTACTACCCGCACGAAGGGGCCGAGGAGCTCCCCGACGGCGGTCTGCGGATCACGGTGCGCACCCCGGTTCCGGCGTCGCTGCGCAGGTTGGCGCTTAGATTGGGTCGCGACGGGCGGATCACGGCCCCGGTCGAGTTGGCGCAGAGCGCCAAGCTGGCCGCACGGCGGGCACTCGCCGCCTACGGGGTGGACCCGGAGACCGGAGAGGGTACGGGAGTCCCGGTGCCGGAGCGGTTGTCCGGCCAGCTCTAG
- a CDS encoding helix-turn-helix transcriptional regulator, which yields MAIAKAERLMNLALCLLGTRRPLSKRELRGSIEAYVETFGPGDGAGSSDESFNRMFERDKDDLRELGLVIETVENLDGEMGYLARRDSNRLPPITLDAEEAAALGVAAGVWQQARLAGAASGALQKLRAAGMPEAEDAFDSQLTALEPRIPVREAAFEPLMLACRDRRPVIFEYRKATAARPEQRQVEPWTLECWRGHWYLAGWDRDRGAERVFRLSRITGKVRSRAGAFTAPVPDVVTVRETVESWAGETATRTARIRLRTDCGYPLRARATSVRKIDADWDELEIPYGHGLDAWLVEFGPDVVVVEPADLRAEVVDRLLAVAQG from the coding sequence ATGGCGATTGCCAAGGCCGAGCGGCTGATGAACCTGGCGCTGTGCCTTCTCGGGACGAGGCGTCCGCTGTCCAAGCGCGAACTCCGCGGCTCCATCGAGGCGTACGTGGAGACATTCGGTCCGGGGGACGGCGCGGGCAGCTCGGACGAGTCCTTCAACCGGATGTTCGAGCGCGACAAGGATGACTTGAGGGAACTCGGACTCGTCATCGAGACCGTGGAGAACCTCGACGGCGAGATGGGCTACCTCGCCCGCAGGGACAGCAACCGCCTGCCACCGATCACCCTGGACGCCGAAGAGGCCGCCGCCCTGGGCGTCGCCGCAGGGGTCTGGCAGCAGGCGCGGCTGGCCGGTGCCGCCAGCGGTGCGCTCCAGAAGCTGCGCGCGGCCGGGATGCCCGAGGCCGAGGACGCCTTCGACAGTCAGCTCACGGCGCTGGAGCCGCGCATCCCGGTCCGGGAGGCCGCGTTCGAGCCGTTGATGCTGGCCTGCCGTGACCGGCGCCCGGTGATCTTCGAATACCGCAAGGCCACCGCCGCCCGCCCGGAGCAGCGTCAGGTCGAACCCTGGACCCTGGAGTGCTGGCGCGGGCATTGGTATCTGGCGGGTTGGGACCGCGACCGGGGCGCCGAGCGGGTGTTCCGGCTCTCACGCATCACCGGCAAGGTCCGTTCGCGTGCCGGTGCGTTCACCGCCCCGGTGCCCGATGTGGTCACCGTGCGGGAGACCGTCGAGAGCTGGGCGGGGGAGACCGCGACCCGTACCGCCCGGATCAGGCTGCGCACCGACTGCGGCTATCCGCTGCGAGCACGGGCGACGTCCGTACGGAAGATCGACGCCGACTGGGACGAGCTGGAGATTCCTTACGGACACGGGCTGGACGCGTGGCTCGTCGAGTTCGGCCCGGACGTCGTGGTGGTGGAGCCCGCTGATCTGCGGGCCGAAGTGGTGGACCGGCTGCTCGCCGTGGCACAGGGCTGA
- a CDS encoding FKBP-type peptidyl-prolyl cis-trans isomerase: MSIEKPEIDFPGGEPPATLEIKDIWEGDGPEAKAGDVVSVHYVGVAFSTGEEFDASWNRGNPLQFKLGVGQVIAGWDQGVQGMKVGGRRQLIIPAKLAYGDRGAGSAIKPGETLIFVCDLIAV, translated from the coding sequence GTGAGCATCGAGAAGCCCGAGATCGACTTCCCGGGCGGCGAGCCGCCGGCCACCCTGGAGATCAAGGACATCTGGGAGGGCGACGGCCCCGAGGCCAAGGCGGGCGACGTCGTCTCCGTCCACTACGTGGGCGTGGCCTTTTCCACCGGTGAGGAGTTCGACGCCTCCTGGAACCGCGGCAATCCGCTTCAGTTCAAGCTCGGCGTCGGCCAGGTCATCGCGGGTTGGGACCAGGGCGTGCAGGGCATGAAGGTCGGCGGCCGTCGTCAGCTGATCATCCCCGCCAAGCTGGCCTACGGGGACCGCGGCGCGGGCAGTGCGATCAAGCCCGGCGAGACGCTGATCTTCGTCTGTGACCTGATCGCCGTCTGA
- a CDS encoding FKBP-type peptidyl-prolyl cis-trans isomerase gives MRRLAGLVVVPLLLLSTVACGSEDKGSDSVSSKGGLPAITAGAKFGEKPTLAKGEGDPPKQLKIEVISAGKGEVLKKGDLTQVNYLGQEWDEDKPFDNSFDRGKPFDVTIGAPGVIEGWQKALANQKVGSRLEVSIPPDLGYGAQGQGDIKGNATLVFVMDIVGAKAVPVSAKGSEVAQDNKDLPKVATNTDGKAPKVTIPASAPPKDLVSSYVLEGTGPELTAKDGVVVKYDAFVWQGAKPLGGTYQSDATITWQLGQLPVKGIKDGVIGKKLGSRILLVIPPGQGFPDQEQQGIPKDATLVFTVDLLTKP, from the coding sequence GTGCGCCGACTAGCCGGCCTTGTTGTCGTCCCCTTGCTGCTGTTGTCGACAGTTGCTTGCGGCAGCGAAGACAAGGGCTCTGACTCCGTCTCGTCCAAGGGCGGGCTGCCCGCCATCACCGCCGGTGCGAAGTTCGGCGAGAAGCCGACGCTGGCCAAGGGCGAAGGCGATCCGCCCAAGCAGCTCAAGATCGAGGTCATCAGCGCGGGCAAGGGCGAGGTCCTCAAGAAGGGCGACCTGACCCAGGTGAACTACCTCGGCCAGGAGTGGGACGAGGACAAGCCCTTCGACAACAGCTTCGACCGCGGCAAGCCGTTCGACGTGACGATCGGTGCGCCCGGCGTCATCGAGGGCTGGCAGAAGGCGCTCGCCAACCAGAAGGTCGGCAGCCGTCTTGAGGTGTCGATCCCGCCGGACCTCGGCTACGGCGCGCAGGGGCAGGGCGACATCAAGGGCAACGCCACGCTGGTCTTCGTGATGGACATCGTGGGTGCGAAGGCCGTGCCGGTCTCCGCGAAGGGCTCAGAGGTCGCGCAGGACAACAAGGACCTGCCGAAGGTCGCCACCAACACCGACGGCAAGGCCCCCAAGGTCACCATCCCCGCCTCGGCCCCGCCGAAGGACCTCGTCTCCTCGTACGTCCTGGAGGGCACCGGTCCCGAGCTGACCGCAAAGGACGGCGTCGTCGTGAAGTACGACGCGTTCGTCTGGCAGGGCGCGAAGCCGCTCGGAGGCACCTACCAGTCGGACGCCACCATCACCTGGCAGCTGGGTCAGCTGCCGGTGAAGGGCATCAAGGACGGCGTGATCGGCAAGAAGCTCGGCAGCCGGATCCTGCTGGTCATCCCGCCCGGCCAGGGCTTCCCCGACCAGGAGCAGCAGGGCATCCCCAAGGACGCCACGTTGGTGTTCACGGTCGATCTGCTGACCAAGCCGTAG
- the pafA gene encoding Pup--protein ligase has protein sequence MDRRIFGLENEYGVTCTFRGQRRLSPDEVARYLFRRVVSWGRSSNVFLRNGARLYLDVGSHPEYATPECDNVTELVTHDKAGERILEGLLVDAERRLHEEGIAGDVYLFKNNTDSAGNSYGCHENYLVARHGEFSRLADILIPFLVTRQLLCGAGKVLQTPRGAVYCVSQRAEHIWEGVSSATTRSRPIINTRDEPHADAERYRRLHVIVGDSNMSETTMLLKVGATDLVLRMIEAGTVIRDLTLENPIRAIREVSHDITGQRKVRLASGREASALEVQREYYEKAVDFVDRRGIRTGTVEQVLELWGRTLDAIDAQDLDRIGTEIDWVMKYQLIERYRAKHNMTMSHPRVAQIDLAYHDIHRRRGLYYLLERKGQAARICNDVKIFEGKSVPPQTTRARLRGDFIRRAQEQRRDFTVDWVHLKLNDQAQRTVLCKDPFRSVDDRVEKLIAGM, from the coding sequence ATGGACCGCCGCATTTTCGGGCTGGAGAACGAGTACGGCGTCACGTGCACGTTCAGGGGACAGCGCCGACTGTCACCTGACGAAGTGGCGCGCTACCTCTTCCGCCGAGTTGTCTCCTGGGGCCGCAGCAGCAATGTCTTTCTGCGGAACGGCGCCCGCCTCTATCTCGATGTGGGTTCGCATCCGGAATACGCCACACCCGAATGCGACAACGTGACCGAGCTGGTCACCCACGACAAAGCAGGCGAGCGCATTCTCGAAGGTCTACTTGTCGATGCCGAAAGGCGTCTGCACGAGGAGGGGATCGCAGGCGACGTCTACCTGTTCAAGAACAACACCGACTCGGCCGGAAACTCCTACGGCTGCCATGAGAACTACCTGGTCGCACGGCACGGGGAGTTCTCCCGACTCGCGGACATCCTGATCCCCTTCCTGGTCACGCGCCAGCTGCTCTGCGGCGCGGGCAAGGTCCTCCAGACTCCGCGCGGCGCGGTGTACTGCGTCAGCCAGCGCGCCGAGCACATCTGGGAGGGCGTCAGCTCCGCCACCACCCGCTCGCGTCCCATCATCAACACCCGGGACGAGCCGCACGCCGACGCCGAGCGCTACCGGCGCCTCCACGTCATCGTGGGCGACTCCAACATGTCCGAGACGACCATGCTGCTCAAGGTCGGCGCCACCGATCTGGTGCTCCGCATGATCGAGGCGGGCACCGTGATACGCGATCTCACCCTGGAGAACCCGATCCGGGCGATCCGCGAGGTCAGCCATGACATCACCGGCCAGCGCAAGGTCCGACTGGCCAGCGGGCGCGAAGCCTCCGCACTGGAGGTCCAGCGCGAGTACTACGAGAAGGCGGTGGACTTCGTCGACCGGCGCGGCATCCGCACCGGCACCGTCGAGCAGGTGCTGGAGCTCTGGGGCCGCACGCTCGACGCGATCGACGCCCAGGACCTCGACCGGATCGGCACCGAGATCGACTGGGTCATGAAGTACCAGCTCATCGAGCGGTACCGGGCCAAGCACAACATGACCATGTCGCATCCGCGGGTCGCTCAGATAGACCTCGCCTACCACGACATCCACCGTCGGCGCGGCCTGTACTACCTCCTGGAGCGCAAAGGTCAGGCCGCCCGCATCTGCAACGACGTCAAGATCTTCGAGGGCAAATCGGTGCCCCCGCAGACCACCAGGGCCCGGCTGCGCGGCGACTTCATCCGTCGTGCGCAGGAGCAGCGCAGGGACTTCACCGTCGACTGGGTCCACCTCAAGCTCAATGACCAGGCGCAGCGGACCGTGCTCTGCAAGGACCCGTTCCGTTCCGTCGACGACAGGGTGGAGAAGCTCATCGCGGGCATGTAG
- a CDS encoding MFS transporter: MGAKATGATGYADILKAPHAARLLAGTLFGRLPNATAHIAIVLFTRAEGGSYTLAGGLAAAYGIATAIGQPLLGRAIDLHGQPKVQLPAAVVSALGMVLLAAVGIGSLPLAYLAVAVAGLFTPPLEGGLRALWPSVLGRQDRVHRAYAMDAVAQEIMFTLGPLLVTVIVSIWSAAAALLVINVIGVLGALSVVLSEPSRTWRSAPRDAHWLGALRSSGLLALLGSFFFVGLALGSITVAGVAYADDHGRDSVYGILMAALGLGALIGGTFYGARQWAGAPERRLMVLIALLALGYLPLVLTPGVVLMTVLSAVAGVFLAPAIACAFIVVDRHAPRGTVTEAFSWLVTTFGVGAAAGTAVAGPAAEWGGTDWSFAVAGVGGIAALVVLVATQRVLAAPERTNDIVGFGGSLSGQGEPATENDRNGAAEPGFSSGLEA; this comes from the coding sequence ATGGGTGCCAAGGCCACCGGAGCCACCGGATATGCAGACATCCTGAAGGCGCCGCACGCGGCGCGCCTGCTCGCGGGCACCCTCTTCGGACGTCTCCCCAACGCCACGGCCCACATCGCCATCGTCCTGTTCACCCGGGCGGAAGGCGGCAGCTACACCCTCGCCGGCGGTCTCGCAGCCGCCTACGGCATCGCCACGGCGATAGGTCAGCCCCTCCTGGGGCGCGCGATCGACCTCCATGGCCAGCCGAAGGTGCAACTTCCCGCAGCGGTCGTATCGGCGCTCGGCATGGTGTTGCTGGCCGCGGTCGGCATCGGCTCGCTGCCGCTGGCGTACCTCGCCGTGGCGGTGGCCGGACTGTTCACCCCACCCCTCGAAGGCGGATTGCGCGCCCTGTGGCCCAGCGTGCTCGGGCGTCAGGACCGGGTGCACCGCGCATATGCGATGGACGCGGTGGCCCAGGAGATCATGTTCACCCTCGGCCCGCTCCTGGTCACCGTGATCGTCTCCATCTGGTCGGCCGCAGCCGCCCTGTTGGTGATCAATGTGATCGGGGTCCTCGGGGCGCTCTCCGTGGTCCTGTCCGAGCCCTCCCGCACCTGGCGCTCAGCCCCGCGGGACGCCCACTGGCTGGGCGCTCTGCGCTCGTCGGGACTGCTGGCGCTGCTGGGTTCGTTCTTCTTCGTCGGCCTCGCCCTCGGGTCCATCACGGTCGCGGGGGTGGCCTACGCGGACGACCACGGCCGGGATTCGGTCTACGGGATCTTGATGGCCGCCCTCGGCCTCGGTGCCCTCATCGGTGGCACCTTCTACGGCGCACGGCAGTGGGCCGGCGCCCCCGAGCGACGCCTGATGGTCCTCATCGCCCTGCTGGCGCTCGGCTATCTACCCCTCGTGCTCACCCCGGGGGTGGTCCTGATGACCGTTCTATCGGCCGTCGCCGGTGTGTTCCTCGCCCCCGCGATCGCCTGTGCGTTCATCGTGGTGGACCGCCATGCCCCCAGGGGCACGGTGACCGAGGCGTTCTCCTGGTTGGTCACGACGTTCGGCGTGGGAGCCGCGGCCGGAACCGCGGTCGCGGGCCCCGCCGCCGAGTGGGGCGGCACCGACTGGAGCTTCGCCGTCGCGGGTGTGGGAGGCATCGCCGCACTCGTGGTGCTGGTGGCCACCCAGCGGGTCCTGGCGGCTCCCGAACGCACCAACGACATCGTGGGTTTCGGAGGCAGCCTTTCCGGACAGGGGGAGCCCGCAACGGAAAATGATCGGAATGGGGCCGCCGAACCCGGTTTCAGCTCAGGGCTTGAGGCGTAA
- a CDS encoding LacI family DNA-binding transcriptional regulator, translated as MANGSSQGPARRRGDGASGGTPGARPTSRDVARVAGVSQATVSLVLGDKWRGRVSVRTAESVRDAASTLGYRPNLAARNLRLGCTRTALLVVPAITNEFFARVYTGAAALAADHGFGVVVYPSPDGIGPAKNPFASARAALDGVIASSMAAKALSDLRDADLPLVMLDSDPSDREAAACVNLDIGDGIHQVADHLLELGHRRFVHLASAIPSWTFDVRARALAQALAGVAGTSLRTVRAPFDVNAARDVIQHALTEPGARATAVVCDSDILAAGACKAVRRLGLSVPGDVSVTGFDDLALSVAVEPELTTVSLPAERVGERGMSALLALLAGETVSEGDLPVSLVVRGSTAAPSPTSG; from the coding sequence ATGGCGAACGGCTCTTCGCAGGGCCCCGCCCGACGGCGGGGCGACGGCGCCTCGGGCGGGACACCGGGAGCCCGTCCGACCAGCCGTGACGTCGCCCGGGTCGCCGGCGTCTCACAGGCGACCGTCTCCCTCGTGCTCGGGGACAAGTGGCGCGGCCGGGTCTCAGTGCGCACCGCGGAGTCCGTGCGGGATGCGGCGAGCACCCTCGGCTACCGCCCCAACCTCGCGGCCCGGAACCTCAGGCTCGGCTGCACGAGGACCGCACTGCTCGTCGTCCCGGCGATCACCAATGAGTTCTTCGCCCGTGTGTACACGGGCGCCGCGGCCCTCGCCGCCGACCATGGATTCGGTGTGGTCGTCTACCCGTCACCCGACGGCATCGGACCGGCGAAGAACCCCTTCGCCTCCGCACGTGCCGCCCTCGACGGGGTCATCGCCTCGTCCATGGCCGCGAAGGCACTGTCCGACCTGCGGGACGCGGACCTCCCGCTGGTGATGCTCGACAGCGACCCCTCCGATCGGGAGGCGGCGGCCTGCGTCAACCTGGACATCGGCGACGGCATCCACCAGGTCGCCGATCACCTCCTGGAACTCGGCCACCGGCGCTTCGTCCATCTGGCGTCGGCGATCCCGTCGTGGACCTTCGACGTACGGGCCCGGGCACTGGCCCAGGCCCTCGCGGGCGTTGCCGGGACATCGCTGCGGACGGTTCGCGCGCCCTTCGATGTGAACGCCGCCCGCGACGTGATCCAGCACGCCCTGACCGAACCGGGCGCGCGGGCGACAGCGGTCGTCTGCGACAGCGACATCCTCGCCGCCGGGGCCTGCAAGGCCGTTCGTCGGCTGGGGTTGAGCGTCCCGGGTGATGTGTCGGTGACCGGGTTCGACGACCTCGCCCTGTCCGTCGCCGTGGAACCGGAGCTCACCACCGTGAGCCTGCCCGCTGAACGGGTGGGAGAGCGCGGCATGTCGGCGCTCCTGGCCCTCCTGGCGGGCGAAACGGTCTCGGAAGGCGATCTACCGGTCTCCCTGGTCGTCCGGGGTTCCACCGCGGCGCCCTCCCCCACTTCGGGCTGA
- the prcA gene encoding proteasome subunit alpha — MTTPFYVSPAQAMQDRAEYARKGIARGRSLVVLQYADGIVFVGENPSRALHKFSEIYDRIGFAAAGKYNEYENLRIGGVRYADLRGYTYDRDDVTARGLANVYAQTLGTIFSSAAEKPYEVELVVAEVGATADGDQIYRLPHDGSIVDEHGSVAVGGSAEQISTFLDQQHREGMTLAEALKLAVQALSNQPNGADREIPADRLEVAVLDRTRPQQRKFKRIVGRQLVRLLEADGAASAPTDAPSDTEESEGGEE; from the coding sequence GTGACGACACCGTTCTATGTCTCCCCAGCACAGGCCATGCAGGACCGGGCGGAGTACGCCCGGAAGGGCATCGCCCGTGGACGCAGCCTCGTTGTGCTGCAATACGCCGACGGCATCGTCTTCGTCGGCGAGAACCCCTCCCGCGCCCTGCACAAGTTCAGCGAGATCTACGACCGCATCGGCTTCGCCGCCGCCGGAAAGTACAACGAGTACGAGAACCTGCGCATCGGCGGTGTGCGCTACGCCGATCTGCGCGGATATACCTACGACCGCGACGACGTGACGGCGCGCGGTCTGGCCAACGTCTACGCCCAGACCCTCGGCACGATCTTCTCCAGCGCGGCCGAGAAGCCGTACGAGGTGGAGTTGGTCGTCGCCGAGGTCGGAGCCACCGCGGACGGCGACCAGATCTATCGGCTCCCGCACGACGGGTCGATCGTCGACGAGCACGGCTCGGTGGCGGTCGGCGGCAGCGCCGAGCAGATCAGCACCTTCCTCGATCAGCAGCACCGTGAGGGGATGACGCTGGCGGAGGCGCTCAAGCTGGCCGTCCAGGCGCTGTCCAACCAGCCCAACGGAGCGGATCGGGAGATTCCTGCGGATCGGCTGGAGGTCGCGGTCCTGGACCGTACCCGCCCGCAGCAGCGCAAGTTCAAGCGGATCGTGGGCCGGCAGCTGGTCCGGTTGCTGGAGGCTGACGGCGCGGCTTCGGCACCGACGGACGCGCCCTCGGACACCGAGGAGAGCGAGGGCGGCGAGGAGTAG